Proteins from one Pseudomonas bijieensis genomic window:
- a CDS encoding fumarylacetoacetate hydrolase family protein, producing MKLASFVVQGRSSYGVVEGDHVIDLESLKPTLGHDLKQAIANDRLGELTREPLASLPRLPLADVTFLPVIPNPGKVLCIGINYATHVRETGREMPTYPMIFTRFADSQTAHLQPIVRPTASHKLDFEGELAVVIGKAARHVKHADALDYVAGYACYNDGSVRDWQKHTIQFVPGKNFPNTGGFGPWLVTRDEIGDPQDLELTTRLNGEVMQHTRTSDMIFDVRQLIEYCSTFTELAPGDVIVTGTTGGVGAFREPPVWMKPGDQVEVEIAGIGTLRNSIVDEQ from the coding sequence ATGAAACTCGCAAGCTTTGTTGTCCAAGGTCGTAGCAGCTACGGTGTGGTCGAAGGTGATCACGTCATCGACCTGGAATCGCTCAAGCCAACCCTCGGCCACGACCTCAAACAGGCCATCGCCAACGACCGCCTGGGCGAACTGACCCGCGAGCCCCTGGCAAGCCTGCCGCGTCTTCCCTTGGCTGACGTGACGTTCCTGCCGGTCATCCCCAACCCGGGCAAAGTGCTGTGCATCGGCATCAACTACGCCACCCACGTGCGCGAAACCGGTCGAGAGATGCCGACCTACCCCATGATCTTTACCCGCTTCGCAGACAGCCAGACCGCCCACCTGCAACCCATCGTTCGCCCAACGGCCTCCCACAAGCTTGATTTCGAGGGCGAGCTGGCGGTGGTGATCGGTAAAGCGGCCCGCCACGTCAAGCACGCCGACGCGCTGGATTACGTCGCCGGTTATGCCTGCTACAACGACGGCAGTGTCCGCGATTGGCAGAAGCACACCATTCAGTTCGTGCCTGGCAAGAACTTCCCGAACACCGGCGGTTTCGGTCCCTGGCTGGTGACCCGCGACGAGATCGGCGACCCACAGGACCTGGAGCTGACCACCCGCCTCAATGGCGAAGTGATGCAACACACCCGCACCAGCGACATGATTTTCGATGTGCGCCAGTTGATCGAATACTGCTCCACCTTCACTGAACTGGCCCCCGGCGACGTGATTGTCACCGGCACCACCGGCGGCGTCGGTGCGTTCCGCGAACCGCCGGTGTGGATGAAGCCGGGCGATCAGGTGGAGGTCGAGATCGCTGGCATCGGCACCCTGCGCAACAGCATCGTGGACGAGCAGTGA